The Vibrio mangrovi genome includes a region encoding these proteins:
- the rbsD gene encoding D-ribose pyranase produces the protein MKKNQLLNSELSYLVATLGHTDEITVCDAGLPIPETTQRIDLALTHGVPGFIETTRTLLAEMQIEGVIIAEEFREVSPILHAALLDLLESEEQQSGKTVSRTYVSHEEFKVRSGESRAIVRTGECTPYANVIFQAGVVF, from the coding sequence ATGAAAAAAAATCAATTACTGAACTCAGAGCTTTCTTATTTGGTTGCTACATTAGGGCATACGGATGAAATTACCGTATGTGATGCCGGACTGCCGATTCCGGAGACAACACAGCGTATTGATCTGGCACTGACTCATGGTGTGCCGGGATTTATTGAAACGACCCGGACTCTGTTGGCAGAAATGCAGATTGAAGGTGTCATTATTGCGGAAGAATTCCGTGAGGTCAGCCCAATCTTACATGCTGCGTTGCTGGATTTACTGGAAAGCGAAGAGCAACAGTCCGGTAAGACTGTCAGCAGAACTTATGTCAGTCACGAAGAGTTTAAAGTACGTTCCGGGGAAAGCCGGGCAATCGTACGGACCGGGGAATGCACACCGTACGCCAATGTTATTTTTCAGGCCGGTGTTGTTTTTTAG
- a CDS encoding methyl-accepting chemotaxis protein, with translation MLIRRKLYAGSVVLLVTSLLVLFLIIQFVVAPVIRQESTKFAQLQANLIGEVLSGKLAENAILTRSLAAMAEDLPQDKQAFIQHIEPLVKSGIGIAGGGIWPEPGQLVSGQDKASLFWAKNPQGKFDLLDDYNQPDSSPYQQESWYTSVKGAPHGSCVWSEVYVDPVSNVPMVTCSVGIQRAGHFWGVATIDVELSYIETLLTEQYRNSGIYSFVVDQTDQLISLPALRQKTFTLMPVDELAQKDDSLAPLVKALQNRESVAELDEGVVPGDASVLVTFTLPKQGWRAGVILPEEIASKSVDKLTFYLYASLVTLILVFIATLLFSGNRLVHQIQKTTAQIRALIQGKTDTKLEVDGDDEMSQMCVAVNDYGDHLVQILAQVRAEAEHIKQSAEMMDHLSRDTTGRANELMEENNTLATAISEMSSTAASVSEDVVTVASITESSADLVSSGFRIIEENAASIGQLFDKLTESSAAMHQLSQDSQEVGQVLDVIMNISEQTNLLALNAAIEAARAGESGRGFAVVADEVRTLAHRTQQSAGEIENMISQLQNAAEQGVGVIAQCREYSQVVSERSETTRAQYENIVTAFHDIKERAANIAVATEEQANVTGNVGQLAERIREISNQNATDAREFRTVSQSAIEQAKRLYELSQS, from the coding sequence ATGTTAATCAGACGCAAGTTGTATGCAGGAAGTGTTGTCCTGCTGGTGACTTCACTTTTAGTCCTTTTCTTAATTATTCAGTTTGTCGTTGCCCCCGTTATCCGTCAGGAATCCACTAAGTTTGCCCAGTTACAAGCCAATCTGATCGGTGAAGTTTTGTCCGGCAAGCTGGCTGAAAATGCCATTCTGACCCGCAGTCTTGCCGCGATGGCTGAAGATCTGCCACAGGACAAACAGGCTTTTATTCAGCATATTGAACCGCTGGTCAAGAGCGGTATCGGAATTGCCGGTGGTGGCATCTGGCCAGAACCCGGTCAACTGGTTTCCGGGCAGGACAAAGCATCACTGTTCTGGGCCAAAAATCCGCAAGGGAAGTTTGATCTGTTAGACGATTATAACCAGCCGGATAGTTCTCCGTATCAGCAGGAAAGCTGGTACACCAGTGTTAAAGGCGCTCCACACGGTAGTTGTGTCTGGTCTGAAGTTTATGTCGATCCAGTGTCGAATGTACCGATGGTCACCTGCTCGGTCGGTATCCAGAGAGCCGGCCATTTCTGGGGAGTAGCAACCATTGATGTCGAACTCTCATATATTGAAACGTTACTGACGGAGCAATATCGCAACAGTGGTATTTATAGTTTCGTCGTCGATCAGACCGATCAGTTGATCTCTTTACCTGCTTTACGTCAGAAAACATTCACATTGATGCCGGTTGATGAACTTGCTCAGAAAGATGATTCTCTGGCTCCGCTGGTGAAAGCGCTGCAAAACCGGGAGTCGGTTGCCGAACTTGATGAGGGCGTTGTACCCGGAGATGCTTCGGTACTGGTTACTTTTACCCTACCGAAACAGGGCTGGCGCGCCGGTGTGATTCTGCCGGAAGAGATTGCATCCAAATCCGTCGATAAGCTGACCTTCTATTTATATGCTTCTCTGGTGACGTTGATTCTGGTTTTCATCGCTACATTGCTCTTCTCCGGGAATCGTCTGGTTCACCAGATTCAGAAAACCACGGCACAAATCCGTGCTCTGATTCAGGGTAAGACAGATACCAAACTGGAAGTCGATGGTGATGATGAAATGAGTCAGATGTGTGTTGCGGTTAATGATTATGGTGACCATCTGGTACAGATTCTTGCTCAGGTTCGTGCGGAAGCCGAACATATCAAGCAAAGCGCCGAAATGATGGATCACCTCAGTCGTGATACTACCGGCAGAGCTAATGAGCTGATGGAAGAGAACAATACGCTGGCGACGGCAATCAGTGAAATGTCCTCAACGGCAGCTTCAGTTTCTGAAGATGTTGTTACTGTGGCAAGTATCACCGAAAGTTCGGCAGATTTGGTTTCTTCCGGATTCCGGATTATCGAAGAAAACGCGGCCTCGATCGGTCAGCTCTTTGATAAACTGACCGAGTCTTCTGCTGCAATGCATCAGTTATCTCAGGATTCGCAGGAAGTGGGGCAAGTGCTTGATGTGATTATGAATATTTCTGAGCAAACCAACTTACTGGCTCTGAATGCTGCGATTGAAGCTGCCCGTGCCGGAGAGTCCGGCCGGGGGTTTGCTGTGGTCGCCGATGAAGTCAGAACACTGGCACACCGGACTCAACAGTCTGCCGGTGAGATTGAGAATATGATCAGTCAGTTGCAGAATGCTGCCGAGCAGGGCGTTGGTGTCATTGCCCAGTGCCGGGAATATTCACAAGTGGTGAGCGAACGTTCTGAAACCACCCGGGCACAATATGAAAACATCGTAACAGCGTTCCATGATATTAAGGAACGGGCTGCCAATATTGCCGTTGCCACGGAAGAGCAGGCCAACGTGACCGGAAACGTCGGACAGTTGGCTGAACGTATCCGGGAAATTTCTAACCAGAATGCGACCGATGCCAGAGAGTTCCGTACCGTCAGCCAGTCTGCCATCGAGCAGGCAAAACGGCTGTATGAGCTGAGTCAGAGTTAG
- a CDS encoding glycoside hydrolase family 25 protein gives MAGKTVLFAVVVGVFAGSYLFFSRPLVHSLSSSMPSGSTPSLVITAVDTTNRAETPVPGADRRTAEPEVTEKPENKTVVVRQHTRGIDVSHDQGSVVWRDVIQSGIGFVYLKASDGMTFHDPMFAVNVQAIAPHQIPVGAYHFFEAGDDPHQQLANFLSATKGHELTLAPMVDVEVSRGVKPLVLQSRLRQFLKGIQQATGCTPVIYSYGDFWQTYIGRSFNRYPFWLADYSPEMARPAGLEHIQLWQHSEQGRLPGIRGAVDLDKAIENTALETIRCRVRQEAV, from the coding sequence ATGGCAGGGAAAACCGTGTTATTTGCCGTTGTCGTCGGGGTTTTTGCCGGGAGTTATCTCTTTTTCTCCCGACCATTGGTTCATTCATTATCCAGCTCGATGCCGTCCGGGTCGACGCCATCTTTGGTCATCACTGCTGTGGACACCACAAATCGGGCAGAAACACCGGTACCGGGTGCGGATAGAAGAACGGCAGAACCTGAAGTTACAGAGAAACCAGAGAACAAAACTGTAGTGGTACGTCAACATACGCGAGGGATTGATGTTTCTCATGATCAGGGAAGTGTCGTATGGCGTGATGTGATTCAGTCCGGTATTGGTTTTGTCTATCTGAAGGCATCAGACGGTATGACTTTCCATGACCCGATGTTTGCTGTGAATGTTCAGGCGATTGCCCCGCACCAGATTCCTGTCGGTGCCTATCACTTTTTTGAAGCGGGTGATGATCCCCACCAGCAACTGGCAAATTTTCTGAGTGCGACGAAAGGGCATGAGCTGACTCTGGCACCGATGGTTGATGTTGAAGTTTCCAGAGGTGTTAAGCCTCTGGTTCTGCAATCCCGTCTGCGGCAGTTTTTAAAGGGAATACAACAGGCTACGGGGTGTACGCCGGTTATCTATTCTTATGGTGATTTCTGGCAGACTTATATCGGCCGTTCATTTAATCGTTATCCGTTCTGGCTGGCCGATTACTCGCCGGAGATGGCCCGGCCGGCAGGACTGGAACATATTCAGCTCTGGCAGCATTCCGAACAAGGGCGGCTACCGGGAATCAGGGGAGCAGTTGATCTGGACAAAGCCATTGAAAACACAGCATTAGAAACGATTCGCTGTCGGGTACGTCAGGAGGCTGTATGA
- the cra gene encoding catabolite repressor/activator, with amino-acid sequence MTLDEIAKLAGVSKTTASYVINGKAQKYRISEKTQLKVMEVVNAHNYRPDHTASALRAGNSRSFGLIIPDLENTSYARLSKLLEQNSRQAGYQILIACSDDNPDTEISVANTLVARRIDALFVASAIPNASEFYQGLQQAGTPVIAIDRPLDDEFFACVVSEDYSAALDLTRSVLDEGIQSIGLIGALPELSISKDRQLGFETAVKDKGIQILEGYGGHFNRDEGKKIFSGWVNKGTVPDAIVSTSYTLLEGVLDVLLEHPDLMGNLRLATFGDNRLLDFLPFKINSLPQQFELIADSALAVALNATAKRYQPGIELVPRKLRVRRNPGKS; translated from the coding sequence ATGACACTAGATGAAATTGCAAAGTTGGCCGGCGTGTCTAAAACCACGGCAAGTTATGTGATCAACGGAAAGGCACAAAAGTATCGCATCAGTGAAAAGACACAGCTGAAAGTGATGGAAGTGGTTAACGCTCATAATTACCGCCCCGATCATACGGCTTCAGCATTGCGAGCCGGGAACAGTCGGTCATTCGGTCTGATTATTCCCGATCTGGAAAACACCAGTTATGCCCGCTTATCTAAATTGCTGGAACAGAACTCCCGACAGGCCGGATATCAAATTCTGATCGCCTGTTCTGATGATAATCCTGACACTGAAATTTCGGTTGCCAACACGTTAGTCGCCCGTCGGATCGATGCTTTGTTCGTTGCCAGCGCTATTCCGAATGCCAGTGAGTTTTATCAGGGACTACAGCAGGCCGGAACGCCGGTGATTGCAATTGACCGTCCATTGGATGATGAATTTTTCGCTTGTGTCGTCAGTGAAGATTACAGTGCTGCGCTGGATTTGACTCGTTCCGTTCTGGATGAGGGGATTCAGTCTATCGGATTGATTGGTGCATTGCCGGAACTGAGTATTTCTAAAGATCGTCAGTTGGGTTTTGAGACTGCGGTAAAGGATAAAGGGATTCAGATTCTGGAAGGCTATGGCGGTCACTTTAACCGGGATGAAGGCAAGAAAATTTTCAGTGGGTGGGTGAATAAAGGTACTGTACCGGATGCCATCGTTTCAACCTCATATACTTTATTGGAAGGTGTTCTGGATGTATTGCTGGAACATCCGGATCTGATGGGAAATCTTCGGCTGGCAACCTTTGGTGATAACCGGCTACTGGACTTTTTACCCTTTAAAATCAATTCACTGCCTCAGCAGTTTGAACTGATTGCCGACAGTGCTCTGGCCGTGGCCCTGAACGCCACTGCAAAACGATATCAGCCTGGTATTGAGCTGGTGCCGAGAAAACTACGGGTGCGCCGGAATCCGGGAAAGTCATAA
- the rbsB gene encoding ribose ABC transporter substrate-binding protein RbsB, which produces MKKLVTLISTALLSSTMSIAAQAQDTIAIVLSTLNNPFFVSMKDGAEAKAKDLGYNLIVLDSQNDPSKELSNVEDLTVRGVKAILINPTDSDAVSNAIRMANRANIPVITLDRGANHGDVVSHIASDNVAGGEMAGDFIADKAGDNAKVIQLEGIAGTSAARERGEGFMKAVEKRHLNLLASQPADFDRTKGLNVMENLLAANPDVQAVFAQNDEMALGAIRAVQAAGKKVMIVGFDGTDDGMKAVLRGQLAATIAQQPDVIGALGVDIADKVLKGGKVSSNIPVPLKVISN; this is translated from the coding sequence ATGAAAAAACTAGTTACTCTGATCTCTACAGCTTTACTTTCGTCTACGATGTCGATTGCAGCGCAGGCGCAGGACACCATTGCGATTGTGTTGTCGACTCTGAACAACCCATTTTTTGTCAGCATGAAAGATGGGGCCGAAGCCAAAGCTAAAGATTTGGGCTACAACCTCATCGTACTGGATTCACAAAACGATCCGAGTAAAGAACTTTCTAACGTGGAAGATTTAACGGTTCGTGGTGTGAAAGCCATTCTGATCAACCCGACTGATTCCGATGCGGTTTCTAATGCGATTCGCATGGCAAACCGAGCTAACATTCCAGTCATTACCCTTGACCGTGGTGCCAACCATGGTGATGTGGTCAGCCATATCGCATCGGATAACGTTGCCGGTGGTGAGATGGCCGGTGACTTTATTGCCGATAAAGCTGGTGACAATGCTAAAGTTATCCAGTTGGAAGGCATTGCCGGTACTTCTGCTGCCCGTGAACGTGGTGAAGGTTTCATGAAAGCTGTTGAAAAACGTCACCTGAACCTTCTGGCAAGTCAGCCTGCTGATTTCGACCGGACAAAAGGTCTGAACGTTATGGAAAACCTGCTGGCTGCAAATCCTGACGTACAAGCTGTATTTGCTCAGAATGATGAAATGGCTCTGGGTGCAATCCGTGCGGTACAGGCTGCCGGCAAGAAAGTGATGATTGTTGGCTTTGACGGTACAGATGACGGTATGAAAGCAGTTCTGCGTGGTCAACTGGCTGCAACGATTGCACAACAACCAGATGTGATTGGTGCATTGGGTGTTGATATTGCCGATAAAGTACTGAAAGGAGGTAAAGTTAGCAGCAATATTCCTGTTCCTTTGAAAGTGATCAGCAACTAA
- a CDS encoding alpha/beta hydrolase codes for MPRTLTGKLFNLPFLILLSSCTTAVNKSPEDLTATTARGDGTFIHWQLNAISSDTSQPLLLVAQGSGCLPTRANKNIELLRRVLPEYAILTIEKYGVNPEVIPKDPMNSCSSEFYANHTVTRRVEDARLVLHDLQARNLWHGNLILFGGSEGGAVVSILSHEIDAVDAVVVFSTGTGMTMAEFFPQIVPPPVAKQMQAVFEQARANPMSQEIVGGNSLRWWADILDRRLSDDLLKSSVPVLLIHGENDRHAPVAAARATQSAFAFAGESEHLTYWELPHRDHQMRDEEGKSHLETVFDQVAAWIRTQMY; via the coding sequence ATGCCCCGCACTTTAACAGGAAAACTTTTCAACCTTCCCTTTCTCATATTGCTTAGCAGTTGCACAACCGCAGTGAACAAATCTCCCGAAGATCTAACCGCAACAACAGCTCGAGGTGACGGGACATTCATTCACTGGCAGCTCAACGCAATATCATCCGATACTTCACAGCCACTATTACTGGTCGCGCAAGGTTCCGGGTGTCTTCCGACAAGAGCAAATAAAAATATCGAACTGTTGCGCCGTGTTTTGCCGGAATACGCAATTCTTACTATTGAAAAATATGGCGTTAACCCTGAAGTTATCCCTAAAGATCCGATGAATAGTTGCTCCAGTGAATTTTATGCGAATCATACGGTTACCCGCCGCGTCGAAGACGCCAGATTAGTTTTGCATGATCTGCAAGCCCGAAACCTCTGGCACGGCAATCTGATCCTTTTCGGTGGTTCAGAAGGCGGCGCCGTAGTTTCCATTCTGTCACATGAAATCGATGCTGTAGATGCCGTCGTCGTGTTCTCGACCGGAACCGGAATGACGATGGCTGAGTTCTTTCCACAAATCGTACCGCCGCCAGTGGCAAAACAGATGCAGGCCGTATTTGAGCAAGCGCGAGCCAATCCGATGTCACAGGAGATTGTCGGCGGAAATTCACTCAGGTGGTGGGCTGATATTCTTGATCGCCGGCTCTCTGACGACTTGCTCAAATCATCTGTCCCCGTATTATTAATTCACGGAGAAAATGACCGTCACGCTCCGGTTGCCGCTGCACGTGCAACACAGAGCGCTTTTGCATTCGCCGGAGAATCTGAACATCTGACCTACTGGGAACTTCCCCACCGGGATCACCAGATGAGAGATGAAGAAGGCAAATCTCATCTTGAAACAGTATTTGATCAAGTTGCAGCCTGGATACGAACCCAAATGTACTGA
- the rbsC gene encoding ribose ABC transporter permease — MNTKSMNQPTSKQRKWFSKEWLIEQKSLIALLVLIVIVSFLNPNFFTVDNILNILRQTSVNAIMAVGMTLVILTAGIDLSVGSVLALCGAFAASMIALEVPVFVAVPVSLLAGACLGGLSGIIIAKGKVQAFIATLVTMTLLRGVTMVYTDGRPISTGFTDVADSFAWFGTGYMLGIPVPVWLMAVVFGLAWYLLNHTRFGRYVYALGGNESATRLSGINVDRVKVGVYAICGLMAALAGVIVTSRLSSAQPTAGMGYELDAIAAVVLGGTSLMGGKGRIMGTLVGALIIGFLNNALNLLDVSSYYQMIAKAIVILLAVLVDNKNK; from the coding sequence ATGAATACCAAGTCCATGAATCAACCGACATCAAAACAACGTAAGTGGTTCAGTAAAGAGTGGCTGATTGAACAGAAGTCATTGATTGCGTTGTTGGTTTTGATTGTAATTGTGTCGTTTCTGAACCCGAACTTTTTCACTGTTGATAATATTCTTAATATCCTGCGTCAGACATCGGTTAATGCCATCATGGCTGTAGGGATGACATTAGTTATTCTGACCGCTGGAATTGACTTGAGTGTCGGCTCGGTGCTGGCTCTGTGTGGCGCATTCGCAGCCAGTATGATCGCGCTGGAAGTGCCGGTGTTTGTTGCTGTTCCGGTTTCATTACTGGCCGGTGCCTGCCTCGGTGGTCTGAGCGGGATCATTATTGCCAAAGGGAAGGTTCAGGCATTTATTGCAACACTGGTAACAATGACGCTGCTACGTGGTGTGACCATGGTGTATACCGATGGTCGTCCGATATCGACTGGATTTACCGATGTTGCCGATAGTTTTGCCTGGTTCGGAACCGGTTATATGCTGGGTATTCCTGTACCGGTCTGGCTGATGGCCGTTGTCTTCGGACTGGCATGGTATCTGTTGAACCACACCCGGTTCGGTCGGTATGTTTATGCTCTGGGTGGCAATGAGTCTGCGACTCGCTTGTCCGGTATTAATGTTGACCGGGTGAAAGTTGGTGTCTATGCCATCTGTGGCCTTATGGCGGCGTTGGCCGGAGTGATTGTGACATCGCGTCTTTCCTCCGCACAGCCAACAGCCGGTATGGGTTACGAGCTGGATGCAATTGCCGCTGTGGTTTTGGGCGGCACCAGCCTGATGGGTGGTAAAGGCCGGATTATGGGAACACTGGTCGGGGCGTTAATTATCGGATTTCTGAATAATGCACTGAACCTGCTGGATGTTTCTTCCTACTATCAGATGATTGCTAAAGCGATCGTCATACTGCTGGCAGTACTGGTAGATAATAAAAACAAGTAA
- a CDS encoding DUF4231 domain-containing protein: MNEQQYIAERVDDQITWYSKKSQKAQRWFKQLRIVEILSAAAIPLIAGFAKDPFPVTLTVSLLGALIAVISSVISLNQFQKNWTEYRTTSESLKHEKVLFLTKTEPYHKEEDSFRLFVQRVESLISKENSAWLQYTQSAQEKNPSEQES, translated from the coding sequence ATGAACGAACAGCAGTATATTGCGGAACGGGTTGATGACCAAATCACCTGGTATAGTAAAAAGAGTCAGAAAGCCCAGCGTTGGTTTAAGCAGTTAAGAATAGTCGAAATCTTGTCCGCAGCCGCCATTCCGCTCATTGCCGGGTTTGCTAAAGACCCATTCCCGGTAACGCTGACAGTTAGCCTTCTGGGAGCGCTAATTGCGGTCATCTCCTCAGTCATCAGTCTGAACCAGTTTCAGAAAAACTGGACAGAATACCGAACAACCAGCGAGTCCCTGAAACATGAAAAGGTCCTCTTTCTTACGAAGACGGAACCGTATCATAAGGAAGAGGATTCATTCCGCCTGTTTGTTCAACGGGTTGAAAGTCTGATTTCAAAAGAAAACAGCGCGTGGCTTCAATATACACAGTCTGCACAGGAAAAAAACCCGTCAGAGCAAGAAAGTTAG
- the fruB gene encoding fused PTS fructose transporter subunit IIA/HPr protein, with translation MLQLTPNDIHLGQSQSNKQDAIRAIAAHLSEKGLVDAGYVEGMLNREAQNSTFLGNGIAIPHGTTDTRSLVKQTGVAVHHFPQGVDWGDGNTVYVAIGIAAKSDEHLGILKQLTKVLSADGVEQRLQQSTQAQEIIALLNGDVQFEADFDDTLIQLQFPASDMTQLSAVASGLLKNKGCVDGEFVADVIAKDATPLGNGLWLTSSRQGVSRTGLALITANDAFDLQGQSVKGLIVVAACNGSHQPLMQKVSEIVFQKNQQALFATDKQAVLAAFGLAESAPAAGADSSANTAIFQVKNPHGLHARPGAMLVAEAKKFEASIKVANLDGDGKAVNAKSLMKVIALGVKCGHKLEFTADGPDAGQALEALGAAIDAGLGEQ, from the coding sequence ATGCTGCAACTCACTCCTAATGACATCCATCTGGGACAATCTCAATCGAATAAACAAGATGCCATTCGCGCTATTGCTGCTCATCTGAGTGAAAAAGGACTCGTTGATGCCGGTTACGTTGAGGGAATGCTCAACCGGGAAGCACAGAATTCAACTTTCCTGGGTAACGGGATTGCGATTCCACACGGAACAACCGATACCCGTTCACTGGTCAAACAAACCGGTGTTGCCGTTCACCACTTCCCTCAAGGAGTTGACTGGGGTGACGGAAATACAGTTTATGTGGCGATCGGTATCGCTGCCAAATCCGATGAACACCTTGGCATTCTTAAACAGTTAACCAAAGTGCTGTCAGCAGACGGTGTAGAACAAAGACTGCAACAATCGACTCAGGCGCAGGAAATCATTGCCCTGCTCAATGGTGATGTTCAGTTTGAAGCTGATTTCGACGACACACTGATCCAGCTTCAGTTCCCGGCCAGCGACATGACTCAGCTTTCTGCGGTTGCCAGTGGTCTGCTTAAGAACAAAGGTTGCGTTGATGGTGAGTTTGTTGCCGATGTTATCGCAAAAGATGCAACGCCACTGGGGAATGGGCTATGGCTGACCAGTAGTCGTCAGGGCGTTTCCCGTACCGGTCTGGCATTGATTACTGCCAATGATGCTTTTGACTTGCAAGGACAGTCAGTGAAAGGACTGATTGTGGTTGCAGCCTGCAACGGTTCACATCAGCCGTTGATGCAAAAAGTCTCTGAAATTGTCTTCCAGAAAAATCAGCAAGCGCTGTTTGCAACAGATAAACAAGCAGTTCTGGCGGCATTTGGTTTAGCTGAATCAGCTCCGGCAGCCGGTGCAGACAGCAGCGCCAACACAGCAATCTTCCAGGTGAAAAATCCACATGGTCTGCATGCCCGTCCGGGAGCGATGCTGGTTGCTGAAGCGAAGAAATTTGAAGCCAGCATCAAAGTTGCCAACCTTGATGGTGACGGCAAAGCAGTGAATGCCAAGAGCCTGATGAAAGTCATTGCGCTGGGTGTGAAATGCGGACACAAACTTGAGTTTACCGCAGACGGCCCGGATGCAGGTCAGGCGCTTGAAGCACTGGGTGCTGCAATTGATGCAGGTTTAGGCGAACAGTAA
- the rbsA gene encoding ribose ABC transporter ATP-binding protein RbsA: MVQPILALSQIDKAFPGVKALDGASLNVYPGRVMALMGENGAGKSTLMKVLTGIYTKDSGEILYQQEHVAFQGPRDSQEAGISIIHQELNLIPELTIAENIFLGREKTNRFGRIMWQEMYQEADRLLARLNVRHSSKMPLGQLSLGEQQMVEIAKALSFESKVIIMDEPTDALTDTETESLFSVIRELRAQGCGIVYISHRLKEIFEICDDVTVLRDGKFIGQCPVEDIDEDRLIEMMVGRKLDEQYPRMNIESGDVSLEVRNLTGSGVHDVSFVLKRGEILGVSGLMGAGRTELMKVIYGALAREEGEVRLEGRTISPNSPQEGLANGIAYISEDRKGDGLVLGLSVKENMSLCALNHLSNGMQIRHQDEREAVGDFIRLFNIKTPSQDQIIGNLSGGNQQKVAIAKGLMTRPKVLILDEPTRGVDVGAKKEIYQLINQFKAEGMSIILVSSEMPEVLGMSDRILVMHEGRISGEFAAQDANQENLLACAVGKNIHEEAA, from the coding sequence ATGGTACAACCCATTTTAGCGCTCAGCCAGATAGACAAAGCATTTCCCGGCGTGAAAGCGCTCGATGGTGCCAGCCTGAATGTATATCCGGGACGAGTGATGGCGTTGATGGGAGAAAACGGCGCCGGTAAATCGACACTGATGAAAGTGTTGACCGGAATCTACACCAAAGATAGCGGTGAAATTCTTTACCAGCAGGAACATGTGGCCTTTCAGGGGCCGAGAGACTCTCAGGAAGCAGGGATTTCGATTATCCACCAAGAGCTGAACCTGATTCCTGAACTGACCATTGCAGAAAATATCTTTCTGGGCCGGGAGAAGACCAACCGTTTCGGCCGGATTATGTGGCAGGAAATGTATCAGGAAGCCGATCGGTTACTGGCTCGTCTGAATGTCCGCCACAGTTCAAAAATGCCATTGGGCCAGCTGAGCCTTGGTGAGCAGCAGATGGTTGAAATTGCCAAAGCTCTTTCGTTTGAGTCCAAAGTCATCATTATGGACGAACCGACCGATGCGCTGACTGATACCGAAACCGAATCGCTGTTTAGTGTGATCCGCGAATTACGGGCTCAGGGTTGTGGCATTGTATATATTTCTCACCGGCTCAAAGAGATTTTTGAAATTTGTGACGATGTCACTGTGTTGCGTGATGGCAAGTTTATCGGTCAGTGTCCGGTTGAAGATATTGATGAAGACCGGCTGATCGAAATGATGGTCGGACGTAAGCTGGATGAACAGTATCCGCGGATGAATATTGAAAGTGGTGATGTTTCGCTGGAAGTCCGCAACTTAACCGGCTCCGGAGTCCATGATGTCAGCTTTGTGCTGAAACGGGGAGAAATTCTCGGTGTTTCCGGATTGATGGGAGCGGGAAGAACCGAACTGATGAAAGTCATCTATGGTGCGCTTGCCCGGGAAGAAGGAGAAGTCAGGCTGGAAGGGCGAACTATATCTCCGAATAGTCCACAGGAAGGTCTGGCAAACGGGATCGCTTATATTTCAGAAGATCGCAAAGGGGACGGACTGGTTTTAGGACTGTCAGTGAAAGAAAACATGTCCCTGTGTGCGTTGAATCATCTGTCGAACGGTATGCAGATTCGTCATCAGGACGAAAGAGAAGCTGTGGGTGACTTTATCCGCCTGTTTAATATTAAAACTCCGTCGCAGGATCAGATCATCGGCAACCTTTCCGGAGGTAATCAGCAGAAAGTAGCGATTGCCAAAGGGCTGATGACCCGGCCGAAAGTACTGATTCTCGACGAACCGACCCGTGGTGTGGATGTCGGGGCGAAAAAAGAGATCTATCAGCTGATTAACCAATTTAAAGCGGAAGGAATGAGCATTATTCTTGTTTCTTCTGAGATGCCGGAAGTCCTCGGGATGAGTGACAGAATTCTTGTCATGCATGAAGGACGGATTAGTGGCGAGTTTGCGGCGCAAGATGCCAATCAAGAGAACCTGCTGGCGTGTGCCGTGGGTAAGAATATTCACGAGGAAGCAGCATGA
- a CDS encoding RidA family protein: MNLQRKNYASLDEPIGPYVHAVRHENTLYLSGLTAFGTSAQFDPIELQTKAIFEQIRSICQAENTGLENLIKITAFVTDLSRMSELRQALFEVYGEHLPASSLIHVAGLFSPELKIEIEAVVAVA; the protein is encoded by the coding sequence ATGAACCTGCAAAGAAAAAATTATGCCAGTCTGGATGAGCCGATCGGGCCTTATGTTCATGCAGTCAGACACGAAAATACATTATATCTCTCAGGGCTGACAGCATTTGGTACATCTGCGCAGTTTGATCCGATTGAATTGCAGACCAAAGCTATTTTTGAACAAATCCGGAGTATCTGTCAGGCAGAAAATACCGGATTAGAGAATCTGATTAAAATCACGGCTTTTGTCACTGATCTGAGCCGTATGAGTGAATTACGTCAGGCTCTGTTTGAAGTCTATGGCGAGCACCTGCCAGCCAGTTCGTTGATTCATGTTGCCGGATTATTTTCTCCCGAGCTGAAGATTGAAATTGAAGCGGTTGTTGCTGTCGCGTAA